In Candidatus Omnitrophota bacterium, the genomic stretch ACTTTCGTCTTAAAAACTCCGTCGTATTTCTTTTGGATTCTCTTCATTTCGGAAAACCTCCTTGCCTACTCTCGGCAAGCCGATTTTCCACCTTAACCCCCTGTCTAAATTTTGGGGGACATTATACCGCTTTTCAATTTGGGTTCTTTCGCGTTTCGTTGGCGCGGATAGAATTTCAAAATCGTAAGCGGCAAAAAATTCTTTTGCTTTAGGTCGTATCGCATCCCACGGCGGATTGCCCAACACTACATCAAATCCTCTGCGTCCATGCGGAACGCCGGTGGGGTAAAACGCTTCGGGAAATGTCAAATCGTAGGGAATGGCGGGAATGCAGGTTCCGTTGCGCATCAGGGCGTATAATTCGTCTCGGCCAAGAGGAACTATTTCCGGTGCGACGCCCAAGCCGCGCGCCAGCATGTTGCGCAAGGCTTTGTTGTCCGGCAGCGTCTCCGGCAAGTCGCGGGTTTGCGCGATGGAAGAAACTAGCGCTTCATACGCCCCATCGTCGCAGCGCTCCGGCCCCAGCATAACGCCGCCGGTCCACGCCGCCGCGAGAGCACGGAAGGGAGCGAGTTTGCGATCCATCTCCCGCTTGAGCCGAGTTTTGTCTTCCATCTGGGCCAGCGTTACTCCTACTTCGGCTTCCAGGCGGGAAACATAGCGAATGGCGTCATGCAAGGCGTCGCTTAAATCCGTTTGAATCATCTGCTCCCAAAGATTTTCAATTCCTTTTTGGCTTCCCGGGCGCCGGAGCAGATCGGTCCAGAACGGCCCGGTGAGCGAATCGCCCACGATCAGGCGATGATCGAGAAACGTAAGCGGCAGCCCTTCGCCGTGGGCTTCGATCCAGAGCGAGAGCTTCGCCAGTTCCACCGCCAGCGGATTCTTATCCACGCCATAGAGGCAATGCACCGCCGCCAAACGGCGGCAGAGCGCCTCGGCCTTGCGCTGCGAGACGCCCGATTCCTCCCGTTCCGGCGCGCGGCTGGGAAGGTATTGGAGCATTTCGTCGTTGGGATCGGGCAAGTCGACGATGCGCTGCCGCAGCTGCCGCGCTTCCTCCAAGGCGGCTTTGCGTTCCTCCTCGGTTTTTGCGCGTTCGGCTCGGCTTTCCGCTTTCAAGGCCAGCTCGTCGCATAATCGGCAGGCTTCGTACAACGCTTCCCCCAAATAGCGGCAGGCTTCGACTAAGAAATGCCCGCTGCCCATCGCCGGATCGAGAACTTTGATCTTGAGAATTTCCCCCGGCTGGGGATTATCCTTTGGACATCGTTCCGCTAAAATTGGCCCCAAAGTCTCTTGCGTTAAAAATCGAACAAAGGAATGAGGCGTATAATAGGAACCGGTGGCTTTGCGTCCCAATCCGACGCGGAGATAAAAACGTCCGGGGGGAATTTCTTCCATCCATTCCACCTTGGTCTTCTTGCCTCGTCCGGAGGTTTCTTCCTCTTCTTCCGGTTCTTCCAACTCGTCTTCATTCGTTTCATCCGCAGGTTCTTCTATCGGTTGGAGCGGCTTGTATTTCTCGCCCTGAGCTGCGGGAACAACTACTTCCAACTTGCTGCGGCGCAGGCGGCACATGAGTTCGGTAGCAATTCCCGGCTCCAATTCGAGCAGCGCTTCATAAACGCGCCCCAGGTCTTCCACATCCAACGGTCCGTAATGCACTCGTTCGCGGGAACTCGCTCCGCGTTTTCGGGGCGTCGTCCACAACAGCCGGTCGAGCAGCAGCGCCGCGCCCCGTTCTCCCCAATGCCAGCGGGAGAGAATCGGTGCGGCGGCTTTGCCGAACAGCGCGCCGCCTAGAGGCTTGATATTCAATTCGGCGCATTCGAGTCCGCTCTCGAACATGCGAAAAATGGAACGCAATCCTTGTTCCAGAAATTCGCCCGTTTCCGCTCCGCGATCCAAAATATCGCGAACGACGCGAGTCAACGCCATGCTGGGCGAATAGGAGTTCCGCCAAAGACCGCTGGATGCGAAACTTAACGCGCGGGCGGGATCGTCGGTGGATTCCAACTTCAAAACGAATAACAGCCGGTATACGGTAATCAACCCTTCGCGCCACAGGTCTTTCGCCAGTTTTTCCCGATCTGCGCATTGCGACAAATACTCCCGATTCCGGGGATGATCCAATACCTCTTGCACGAACTTTTCAACCGCTTGCCGCGCCTGGACCCGCAGTTCTTTAGTAACGCGGGTTTGCTGCAAGCGCGCCTGTTCGACCAATTTCGGAATGGATTGAATTCCAGCTGGCGAGGCCAGCGCCAACAGCAGAATATACGAGTCGGGAACCTCCCGGCTGCGTTTCCAAAGAGGATCGATTTTAATGACGATCTGCGAATCGGGACGGGCGGGATCGCCAATTAACAGACGCAACTCCACGCCGTTGGTAATCAGCCCCAAACGTTCGCCTGAAGCGAGCAATACCCGTTGCGCGATGCGGGTATGACTGTAGCGATAGGCTCTGCCCCGTTTGGAGGGAGCATCCAGATCGATGTCGAAATCGACTGCCCATACGCGCAGTTGGATTTTCCCGTCTTGAGAGACCAAGAGAAAACCGCCGGATTCCAAGCCTTCGCGTGTTTTTACATCGGGAGACGATTGGAGCGCAGAATAGCCCAATCTCGATATCAACGGTTCGATCACTTGATTGCGAACCCGAATGGAACCGCCTCGCGCCGCCAATTCCCGCAGTTTGCGGCGATAAATATTCTAACTTTCTTGGAGCCGCTCGCCCTCCGTTCCTGCGGTTTTGGGAAGCAGTCCATGTTTTTTGAGTTCCTTCTCCAATTCATAACGAACAAACGGTTCGGAAAACGCCGGGCCGGTAAATGCGCAATCGCGGAGAATTTCAAGCGGCATGGCCGGCCTCCGGAATCAGCAAAAGGATGCCGATGGGAATCATTTCCGGTTCGCTCTTTTGCAGGCGAGCATCGAGATCGGCCATGCGTTTGGCATAAATGCGTAATACTCCATCCGCTTCGCTGCGTTTGGCGATCGGTTGGGATGAATCGGCGGCAAAGGCGGCCAATCGTTCGTGAGGCGAAGGTAAGGAAGCCCAAGAAGAAAGCATTTCGTTTTGAGTTTCCTGATCGAAAAGACTTAGTTGGACGGGTTGGGGAGTTGACGCGCCGGTAATTTCTATGGCCCGTTGCCGCAACCAATCCTCTTGTTGCTTTTTCTCTTCTTCCAACATTTTTTTTCTATGTTCGATAAACTCTCGAGCGATAGGTTGGAATTTATCCAAAGCGGCTTGTCGGGATGGTTCATTCAACCCCTCCGCCCAGGCGGCAAAATAATTCTTCCATATATCGGCCGTATTTACAGCTTTTGCCTTTTCCGCCCACGACAGCCATTCCTCGGCGGAAAGAAAGACATCCGGAATTGTTCCTTGAGATATTTTAACGGCGACTACCTGTTCCAATTCCCGGCCCGCCCTACTGGAAATACGGCCTAAATTGGTAAATAAAAGACATGGCTGCTCGACATCGGCTTTAACGGCGCTTACGCGCGGATCGAGTCCCTGATGGGCGGCGCCGCCATAGGACAGATGGCGCACCCGTTCAAGCGACCGCTGAACCAGGGGATGGGCGCGCCCTAAAAAACCGACGGCGCGTTCCTCCGAATCTTTGGTCACTTCCAAATTCGTGGTGAGCCGGACGCAGCGAGAAGCCGAATCGTATCCGGGAAGATCATCCAATCCATAATGCCAGGAAGGCGGAAGAACGAGTTGAAACGTTTCGTTCTCGACATTGCCTTGCGTATCCCCGCCATCCAATAAAACCGCATCAATCACAAACCTTGCCAAATCGTTAATACCGACTCTCTGGCCTTGAATGCGAGCGTTTTCCGCATCCTCCATTTGTTGTTGCTCGGCGTGCAGACCGGCGTCCCCCAACCAAACATGAGCGCGGGACGCTTTTTCATAATGATTAAGGCTCCGGTCAATTTCTTCCAATATCTCGCGCGTGGCGTCATCCGCTCCCTCATTTTCCTGGCCGGAATTAAAATCGAATAATGTTTCTTCCTCTTTGAAAAGTCGAGATTCTTCCTCGAGCAATCCTTTCAGCAATCTCTCGTTTCCGGCATCGATCCCTGAAGAGATTCCCAGCGTATTGGGAACGAAAGTGAGCCGCGCCCGTTGTCTTTCGTACTTTGCAATTAACCGCAACAAAATTCGTTCTTCAAAAGAGCCGCGCAAATACAGATAACGAACAATAGGATTCTGTTCTTGTCCGTACCGATCGATGCGCCCGTTCCGTTGTTCCAAACGGTTAGGATTAAACGGTAATTCCAGGTGGATGAGGTTGTGGCATCGTTGATGGAGATTGAGACCTTCCGCCGCGGCGTCCGTACTGACGAGAATCAAATTGTCCGAGGTTCGGAAACGCTCGGTGTTTATTCTACGGTCTTTTTCAGGATCATCCCCCTTGAGAGTGATTACGTCTCCGAATTTGGATTTTTTTAAGAATCGAACCACCGCGTCTTGGCTGGTTGTGTATTCCGTGTAAATCAGAATATTGGCGCGGGCTTCGTTGGAACGAATCTTGTGAATTTCTTCGACGAGTCGCCATAATTTGGGATCTTCTTCCACGGCTTTTTCCGTCAAAGACGCCAGATTATCGAGCGCTTCAACCACATTGGCGACTTTGGTTAATTGACGGGAACCGGAACGAACCTCCTTTTGCAATTCAGCCAATTGTTGAGCCAAATCCTCCGCTTCTAACAATTGTTTCTCTTCCTCTTCTTCCGGACTAATCACGCCAAACCGCTCCAGTTTGCGATGGTATTCGCGTAGAGTTTTGAGTCTTTGACGACGGATTTCTTGCATATCCGCTTTCTCGGCGAGTAAGCTTTGAAAGCGTTCGGCAACGACTTGGAGAGTCGATTTACAGGCTTCCACCGTAGAAACGCTGCGTTTTAATAACGAAATATACGCTAGCGCATTGTCATAGCGCCTTTCGCGAAAAGACCGGCGTAACTCCGGACCGATTAATTCCAAAAGGGCTTTGTTGAGTTTAATGAAATTAGGCGAATTTGCGGGTAAAGCGGTCACCGGGCAAGGAAACACTTCTCTTTGTTTAAAAAGACCATGAATATGGACTTTCAAACGCCTTACAACATGTTCCCGATATCGCTCGCCTCGCAACGCGCCGCGTCCATCCACCAAAGAGGGATCCAACAACTCGCATAGCGAGGCGAAAGAACGATCGTTGCCGTCGTGGGGCGTTGCCGTTAAAAGCAGCAACGAGTCGCATTGGCGCGCCAATATTTCCGCCAATCGGCGGCGTTGAGAATCCTCCCATACAGGATGCGATCCAACGTCCATGCAATGATGCGCCTCGTCGATTATAATGACGTCATAACTCGTTCGTTCCAACTGTTCCAAAATCCGTTCTTGTTTGAGAAAGTCGAGGGAGACGAGTCCCAAGGGAATAAAATCGAAAGGATTAGCGCCCAATTCGGTTTCTTTTCGGATTTCTTCCAGTTTTTCACGATCCACTACTATTAAACGGAGGCCGAACCGTTCGCTCATCTCCGTTTTCCATTGTTCAAGTAAAAGCCCCGCCGGAGATACCACAAGAATCCGGTGGGCAATTCGACGCGCCATAAGTTCTGTCAGGATCAGACCGGCTTGAATGGTTTTTCCAAGACCGACTCCATCAGCCAACAGAAGCCGAACCCGGCTCATTTGAAGCGCTCGCAGGACGGGTACTAGTTGGTAAGGCTCCATACGCAAACGCCCCGGTTGAACCGAAAGTAGGGCTTTCGGTCCCAGGGATTGTTCAAGCAAGAAGGCTTGGTGATAGATCAGCCAATTCCCTAGGGGAGCAGCTCGTTCGGGGCATAAATCGCGAATAACCGGTTCCATTTCTTCAAATGGAGAAAGAAGATCGAATTCATGATTCTTGAACGAACCCTCCAAACCGCGTAATCGGTATAGGATTTGTTGGCCTAATCGTTCAGAATAAACGATTTCCCACCGCAAACCGCGAGTAGCAACTTCAGCGCCGGGCAATAAATTTTCCATTCGAATTCCCTAAAATGCAAAAAAACTAATAAACAACGAATATATACAAATGAAATTTTAATGTATAGTAACATCTTACTTATTTATTGTCTCGACAAAACTGAAAAAATAAAGTGGATGTCGGCTAATCTTTTCGCGTAAATTTCTCCTGGCTGATCCATTCAAAGTCTTATTTTTCAGGTGGTTATGATTAAGTTTTAATGTATATAATTATAGTTGCGTTTGGCTGCCGTATCCCATCAAGTGGCGAGGGAATTCGGAGTAAGAGGGATGAATCAGGTACAATTGTTCCAAGAATCTGTCATCGGTTGGCGAAACGCCCATCACCTCTTATTTTCAATCTCCCTCCCCCCGCTCCGTTTATCCCCCATTTAAAAAATATTTCGCCAAAAATCAATTTCTCGTAGAAATTTTGAAATTCTTACGTTAAAACAGGACAAAATCGGCTCGTTACGTCAAAAAACAAAATAATTCGCTAGTGAATAATCGGTTTAACGATTGGGGAGGCTTTTCATGAAAAAATACTTTATTCTCTTCCTGCTTTCTCTGACAGCAATTCCCGGCGGCGCGGCGGAATATTCGCAACCTGGAAACGATGTTCAAAAAGTATATCATGCCCAGGCCTTTGGTCAGCTTCCGCTTCATTTCGAAGCCAATCGCGGGCAATTCGACGACGGCGTCGAGTATTTCTCGCGGGGGATTGGTTTTTCTCTATTTCTCACTGCCAACGAAGCCGTATTTTCGATTCAGATCCACAAGTATTTCTACAGGTCATACTTGAGAATACGGCATGGCACTCATAAGGGAGGAACCATTCTTCATCCATCCAACGAGCCCAAGAAGCACGATTCTTTTCTAAGAAACTTTTCTATTGCTAACTTCATAAGCATTAGCTAACGGTTTGACGCCGAGTTTTCTCGCTTAATTTTCGAAGCGAAAATGGAAAGAGAATCTATTTTTTTTAAAAATTCGTAGTATTTTAAAATTCTGTTTATATACTCTTTTACCGTTCCAATAATTCGTATTTGTACAAACCACGGAGGAATCCAATGAATACGAATTTCTTGCCGAACATCAACGCATTTTTTTGCCTCTTTTTCTCTTTCACTGTTTTAACGGCATCCTTTTCTTCCAGCTGGGCGATCACTACATCGGGAGCGATTACCGGCGAGGAAGTGTGGTCGGGTACGGTTTTTCTTACCGGCGACGTCACGGTGAAGAAAACCGGCAAACTGACTATCCTGCCCGGAACCATCGTTAAAATGGACGCCAACTTCGACGATCAACTCGCAGGGAAAAAGAACAACCGCATCGAAATCATCGTGGAAGAGGACGCTGTTTTCGATGCTCAAGGCTTGGAATCCAATCCCATCACATTTACATCCGCTTCCAGCGATCCCCAGCCGACGGAATGGTATGGCATTAGAATTTTCAGCAAGCAGGCGATTATGTTTTATTGCATTGTCGAATACGGCTGCGAAGCCTTATCTATCGAAGGCGGCCCACCCATCATCAGCCATTGCACAATCCAGAAGAATGGCAGTTCTCGTGAATATCATCGTGCAATACATTGTTACGCTTCGTGTGAAATTAGCGATAGCAATATTACAAATAATTTTTATTATGCATTATTTGTCGATAAATCTCAGGCACAAGTTACTCTAAATAACTGCAATATAAGTTATAATTACGTAGGAGTAAGTGGGTATACCGGTTCTATCTCGATAATCAATTGCAATATTATTGATAATAAAATCGAAGGTATAAAATTTGGTTCATACGCTAACGATGTTGTTAATTGCGTAATCGAAGGCAATGACATTGGCGTTGAATGGGGGATTGGGAAATTAGGCGCACAGGGATTTACAAAAAATATTATTGTTGGCAATCGAATTGGAATTAATAACAATTCTTCTTCTACAAAAATTGAATTCACTGGAAACGATATCTATGATAACGAGGAATACGATATATATAATGATCATACGGCTGGCATCATTGCCGATGGCAACTATTGGGGCGAACCGACTACTTCCGAGTTAAAACAAGGCGTATTGAATCTTAGTAAGATCTGGGACAGCCGCGACGATTCATCCGTCGGCTCCGTTGTCATTCATACATACAGCGAGTCGCCGTTGGTGACGGACAAGCCGCGGAATACGCCAACTCCCACTTATACGCTTACGCCTTCAAGAACGCCGACGTTTACAAAGACGCCCACCATATCGCCGACATTTACGCCGACGCCCACGCCGACGCTGCCGATGATGGATCGCATTCCCCAAGGCGCCGTGGTTATTACGGACGATTTATATCCCTCAGCGGGATTCATGACGATAATGGAAGATCTTTCCGGGCGATTCGATCAGGACGAGAGCGACGACCGCTGCTTGGCGATATGGTGGAATTATCCCAGCGCCATTACCAGCTCGATCGATCTTTATGTCAGCGTCAACGGCGGCGGCTACGAATTTATGTGCCGGATGGCGGGAACGAAAATCGGCGTCTTCGAATGGAGAGAAGGCAATCCGCTTTTTACGCCGAATAACGTTTACAAAAACGGTCCCGTCTTTGGCAATACGTATCGGTTCAGCATTCGGCCTTTGTATGCGCCGCAGGGCCATCTTTATTCTCAATCGATCTATTATATGAAAGTCGGCATGGATACGCCCACCGTCCCTCCCACGTCCACAAACACCTATACGCCGACATTAACGCCCACTCCCACTTTTACAAAAGCGCCGACCGCCACGAAAACTTCTACTTACACGCTGACTCCAACGCTGGTTCCCATATTTGTGAATCTTACGCCGGGAACGTTCATCCTTACGGACGATATGCAGTCCACGGTCGATTTGACGGGACAATTCGATCAGGACGATTCCCTCCGGCGCGCCCTGGCGCTGCGCTGGAAATTCAAGGAAACGAGCCTGCGGTATATCGATATGTATGTCAGCGTAAACGGCGCTAGCATGACTTATTTCGGCCAAGTCACCGCTTCGTCAACTTATTTCGAGTGGCGTTTGGGAGCCATAGCCTATCCCTCTTTCCAATCAGGCCCTCAGTTCGGCAATTCATATCGTTTTAAGATTTTCGGCGTTAAATATTCGGGCGATCCCGAGACGTTGGAGATGACGACGCCGGTCTATTTCATCAGTTCCGATGCGCCGACGCCGACCCCGACGAATTCTCCAACATCAACCAATACTCCTACGCCCATATCGACGCCAACTCCAACGCCGATCATGATGAACTTGCCGGACAATGTATTTATCGTAACGGACGATCTTAATTCGATTGACGATTTGATGGGAAGGTTCGATATGGATGACGTCAATCGGCGCATTTTGGTCCTGCGTTGGAAATTCCAAGAGACGAATTTCCGCTATATTAACATTTACGTCAGCATCAACAATTCAGTTATGTCCTATTTCGGCCAGGTCGATCCCTTGTCGGTTTATTACGAATGGAAAGAAAACTCGCCTTATATGGACGCCGCCTATAAAACAGGGCCTCAATTTGGAGTTTCTTACCGGTTCAAACTCTTCGGCGTGAAGGCTTCCGGCGATCCCGCAACCTTGGAAATGCGGCTTCCCGTTTACTTCACCAACGCCAACGCTCCCTCTCCCACATCGACAAAGACGCCGACATCGACGCCAACCGTCACGCCCACATTCACTTCCACGCCGACGCCCATTGAAATGAATCTACCCGCCAATACGCTCATCGTCACGGATGACCTCAATTCGATGGACGATTTGATGGGAAAGTTTGACATGGACGACGTCAATCGGCGCATTTTGGTTCTGCGTTGGAAATTCCAAGAGACGAATTTCCGCTATATTAACATTTACGTCAGCATCAACAATTCAGTTATGTCCTATTTCGGCCAGGTCGATCCCTTGTCGGTTTATTACGAATGGAAAGAAAGTTCTCCTTATTTGGACGCCGCTTACAAAACAGGACCTCAGTTCGGCGTTTCTTACCGGTTCAAACTCTTCGGCGTGAAGGCTTCCGGCGATCTCGCGATGCTTGAAATGCCGCTCCCCGTTTATTTTGCCAATTCAAACGCTCCGACTCCTACATCGACGAGGACGCCTACCTCGACGCCTACTTTCACGCCTACGTTCACTTCTACGCCGACGCCCATCAAAATGAATCTACCCGCCAATACGTTCATCGTCACGGACGATCTCAATTCGACGGTTGATTTGACCGGAAAATTCGACATGGATGACGCCAATAATCGTGCTCTGACTCTGCGTTGGAATTTCGGGATTAGCGCCATTACGGATATTCATATTTACGTCAGCGTCAATTTGAAGGAATACGCCTTCCTGGCTTCGATGCAAAGCGGAATCGCCGTCGATTACGATTGGCGGCAAGATGCGAGATATCTCGATGCGTCTTTCAAAGACGGACCTCAGTTCGGAAATGTTTACAAATTCAAGATCGTCGCCATTCGGGAAGGATCGTCTTCTTCGGCTTTGGAAATCAACAACGGAATCGTTTTTCTGCCGATGAGTTCATCGACGCCGACGCCTTCCAACACGCCCGCATTGAAATTAACGCCGACCTTGACCCCAACCGGAACGAGTACGCCGACGAAGACCACAACGCCCACGGCGACGCCGATGCCTATATCAACGCCAACCCTGGCGCCCACATTCACGCCAACGTCCGTTCCGACGGCAACGCCGACGATTACGCCGACGTTGGCTCCAACATTCACCGCTACATTCACTACTACAAATACGCCAACTACGGCGCCGACGCTAACGTTTTCTCCTTCTGCTTCACCGACGCTTGCGGATACGCCGACGCCCACTTCGACGCCAACGTTCAAACCGGCGGTTTATGTGAATTTCACCGTCTACGTCATCGACGAGACTAGCAAAAAATTGGTTCCTGACGCTTATGTAATCTACGTCTTGGACGATATTGAAGCCTTCAAGAAAACCAATGAGTATGGCGCCGCCGTCATAAAAATTCCGGAAGGCGTAAAT encodes the following:
- a CDS encoding right-handed parallel beta-helix repeat-containing protein; its protein translation is MNTNFLPNINAFFCLFFSFTVLTASFSSSWAITTSGAITGEEVWSGTVFLTGDVTVKKTGKLTILPGTIVKMDANFDDQLAGKKNNRIEIIVEEDAVFDAQGLESNPITFTSASSDPQPTEWYGIRIFSKQAIMFYCIVEYGCEALSIEGGPPIISHCTIQKNGSSREYHRAIHCYASCEISDSNITNNFYYALFVDKSQAQVTLNNCNISYNYVGVSGYTGSISIINCNIIDNKIEGIKFGSYANDVVNCVIEGNDIGVEWGIGKLGAQGFTKNIIVGNRIGINNNSSSTKIEFTGNDIYDNEEYDIYNDHTAGIIADGNYWGEPTTSELKQGVLNLSKIWDSRDDSSVGSVVIHTYSESPLVTDKPRNTPTPTYTLTPSRTPTFTKTPTISPTFTPTPTPTLPMMDRIPQGAVVITDDLYPSAGFMTIMEDLSGRFDQDESDDRCLAIWWNYPSAITSSIDLYVSVNGGGYEFMCRMAGTKIGVFEWREGNPLFTPNNVYKNGPVFGNTYRFSIRPLYAPQGHLYSQSIYYMKVGMDTPTVPPTSTNTYTPTLTPTPTFTKAPTATKTSTYTLTPTLVPIFVNLTPGTFILTDDMQSTVDLTGQFDQDDSLRRALALRWKFKETSLRYIDMYVSVNGASMTYFGQVTASSTYFEWRLGAIAYPSFQSGPQFGNSYRFKIFGVKYSGDPETLEMTTPVYFISSDAPTPTPTNSPTSTNTPTPISTPTPTPIMMNLPDNVFIVTDDLNSIDDLMGRFDMDDVNRRILVLRWKFQETNFRYINIYVSINNSVMSYFGQVDPLSVYYEWKENSPYMDAAYKTGPQFGVSYRFKLFGVKASGDPATLEMRLPVYFTNANAPSPTSTKTPTSTPTVTPTFTSTPTPIEMNLPANTLIVTDDLNSMDDLMGKFDMDDVNRRILVLRWKFQETNFRYINIYVSINNSVMSYFGQVDPLSVYYEWKESSPYLDAAYKTGPQFGVSYRFKLFGVKASGDLAMLEMPLPVYFANSNAPTPTSTRTPTSTPTFTPTFTSTPTPIKMNLPANTFIVTDDLNSTVDLTGKFDMDDANNRALTLRWNFGISAITDIHIYVSVNLKEYAFLASMQSGIAVDYDWRQDARYLDASFKDGPQFGNVYKFKIVAIREGSSSSALEINNGIVFLPMSSSTPTPSNTPALKLTPTLTPTGTSTPTKTTTPTATPMPISTPTLAPTFTPTSVPTATPTITPTLAPTFTATFTTTNTPTTAPTLTFSPSASPTLADTPTPTSTPTFKPAVYVNFTVYVIDETSKKLVPDAYVIYVLDDIEAFKKTNEYGAAVIKIPEGVNKITVEKSGYDTQEVEVNASSTSLFIQVLLKPNQMEATFSPTAAPTATPTLKPDEVLTLAVLSKNRFVELYGQERTTAFLNKLNMLLQHKTVLGEILDLDQYTSVRDKYKAWDADSQQLYQGTKTEGQDNIRMANAIAEDIKAIIGSKRIEQKYAKVKYLVIVGSDAAIPFYRVENQSRTNNSEFNYYKKLDQTHPLSIALRQDRLLTDDYFADSTPSWMKSDLEKELYLPNDLLVGRLVETPEEMSAMIDAYLANNGQIDFDKALVAGSDSYTNGADLAAQILSSDLGLVNRLPEGDDPFELIDAMKANNSINILGLHGTHDKIYRTKMVSPLSAKSAKTQFNAMLGTIMLNWGGHGGLNLDRRIANPTKEYDNFTDVFMKTGVGAYLGTTAFAGSSLESIGFTELLGLRFIDALISGTASMTIGEAYQKAKREYWLNESNGLADSNLSLEEVKQNISDDAKVLSGMILYGLPMFRVTSSEQGKINPLSEKTYKNPFDLKPMKVEPKAVTGSLFQVQLGAALKDNYMKENQTGAGRYYAFNGVTQTNVNEPIQPRIGFYTGAESFFPKGAVLESAKYVTLTNFDPVIEGGAWGDENVNEGVFEKSGYFPAIPFTVNTIPQQGSIPPLQKFVFIAGQYNKDKQSERLYTEVKYSTYYMGEKTDATAPILSEPVFNTDSEPQISIQGWDQSGDPLYRVVLTYTDGEGEWKALDMTKSSGNPKEWQVSLCGQYLEIFFQAVDALGNVKYMDNQGQYYKPVLPCTGIDFYTWLKLSVEGF
- a CDS encoding helicase-related protein, encoding MENLLPGAEVATRGLRWEIVYSERLGQQILYRLRGLEGSFKNHEFDLLSPFEEMEPVIRDLCPERAAPLGNWLIYHQAFLLEQSLGPKALLSVQPGRLRMEPYQLVPVLRALQMSRVRLLLADGVGLGKTIQAGLILTELMARRIAHRILVVSPAGLLLEQWKTEMSERFGLRLIVVDREKLEEIRKETELGANPFDFIPLGLVSLDFLKQERILEQLERTSYDVIIIDEAHHCMDVGSHPVWEDSQRRRLAEILARQCDSLLLLTATPHDGNDRSFASLCELLDPSLVDGRGALRGERYREHVVRRLKVHIHGLFKQREVFPCPVTALPANSPNFIKLNKALLELIGPELRRSFRERRYDNALAYISLLKRSVSTVEACKSTLQVVAERFQSLLAEKADMQEIRRQRLKTLREYHRKLERFGVISPEEEEEKQLLEAEDLAQQLAELQKEVRSGSRQLTKVANVVEALDNLASLTEKAVEEDPKLWRLVEEIHKIRSNEARANILIYTEYTTSQDAVVRFLKKSKFGDVITLKGDDPEKDRRINTERFRTSDNLILVSTDAAAEGLNLHQRCHNLIHLELPFNPNRLEQRNGRIDRYGQEQNPIVRYLYLRGSFEERILLRLIAKYERQRARLTFVPNTLGISSGIDAGNERLLKGLLEEESRLFKEEETLFDFNSGQENEGADDATREILEEIDRSLNHYEKASRAHVWLGDAGLHAEQQQMEDAENARIQGQRVGINDLARFVIDAVLLDGGDTQGNVENETFQLVLPPSWHYGLDDLPGYDSASRCVRLTTNLEVTKDSEERAVGFLGRAHPLVQRSLERVRHLSYGGAAHQGLDPRVSAVKADVEQPCLLFTNLGRISSRAGRELEQVVAVKISQGTIPDVFLSAEEWLSWAEKAKAVNTADIWKNYFAAWAEGLNEPSRQAALDKFQPIAREFIEHRKKMLEEEKKQQEDWLRQRAIEITGASTPQPVQLSLFDQETQNEMLSSWASLPSPHERLAAFAADSSQPIAKRSEADGVLRIYAKRMADLDARLQKSEPEMIPIGILLLIPEAGHAA